In Denitratisoma sp. DHT3, one DNA window encodes the following:
- a CDS encoding patatin-like phospholipase family protein, which produces MNLVPSGVRALLALLLLSGTVAAGIAGAADAVAPAVPAPEVHPVKAHPKVCLVLSGGGARGLAHIGVLKALEEQRIPIDCIAGTSMGAIVGGLYSAGYRAEALEQLVGGLDWGQLFDDRPPRQELSQQRKEEDFDFPWSFEVGYGGGEFRLPRGAVGGVGFERLLADMTARVSAAEDFAQLPIPFRAVATDMVRGERVVFERGDLARALRASMSVPGAFAPIEVDGRLLGDGGLVMNLPVDVALAMGADVVVAVNIGTPLAPREALSSLVGVTQQMINILTEQNVRDQMAHLSERDVLIAPMLGNLSFLDFPTANQGIAVGYAAASTPEVRRKLAALSLDETGWRDHLARRNPPRALEGKLAFVRIEGARHSDAGTLLAQTDSRVGDAVEPTRLERDAARLMGRGDFERVDYRLEREGEKLGAVFDVEEKTWGPHFFRLGLSASTDFAGAASFDLLLGHRRTWVNSWGGEWRNQFQFGRTRGLRSEFLQPLGAGGDVFVAPKLEVERRTLDVFQGDHRVAQWQGGFNRAGVDLGMPFGPYGEARLGYAGGRFVADQSIGSLAPDHVDFSERGVTGSLVLDQLDNAAFPRSGWRLAGDFFSARRLQAGPNGYTRWQLKGLAVASEGRDTWQFGAEFGGFLDRSRIGYSDFRLGGFQRLSGYRNDQIEGNYLALGKIVYRRREAEITPFGRAAYLGASLEVGNAWADRDQMRWGGMRHAASVFAAADTPLGPAYVGLGIAQGGHYALYLFLGRP; this is translated from the coding sequence GTGAACCTCGTGCCAAGCGGGGTTCGCGCCCTGCTCGCGCTGTTGTTGTTGAGCGGGACCGTTGCCGCCGGCATCGCCGGCGCGGCGGATGCGGTTGCGCCGGCCGTTCCCGCGCCCGAGGTTCATCCCGTCAAGGCCCATCCCAAGGTCTGCCTGGTGCTCTCCGGCGGCGGGGCGCGCGGCCTGGCTCATATCGGCGTGCTGAAGGCGCTGGAGGAGCAGCGCATCCCGATCGACTGCATCGCCGGCACCAGCATGGGCGCGATCGTCGGCGGCCTGTACAGCGCCGGCTATCGCGCCGAAGCGCTGGAACAACTGGTCGGCGGCCTGGACTGGGGGCAGTTGTTCGACGATCGGCCGCCGCGGCAGGAACTCTCCCAACAGCGCAAGGAGGAGGACTTCGACTTTCCCTGGTCCTTCGAAGTGGGCTACGGCGGCGGCGAATTCCGCCTGCCGCGGGGCGCGGTGGGCGGGGTCGGTTTCGAGCGCCTGCTGGCCGACATGACGGCGCGCGTCTCGGCCGCCGAGGACTTCGCCCAGCTGCCGATCCCCTTTCGCGCCGTGGCCACCGACATGGTGCGGGGCGAGCGGGTGGTGTTCGAGCGCGGCGATCTGGCCCGCGCCCTGCGCGCCAGCATGTCGGTGCCCGGCGCCTTCGCGCCGATCGAAGTGGATGGCCGCCTGCTGGGGGACGGCGGCCTGGTGATGAATCTGCCGGTGGACGTGGCGCTGGCGATGGGCGCCGACGTGGTGGTGGCGGTGAACATCGGCACACCGCTGGCGCCACGCGAAGCCTTGTCCAGCCTGGTGGGCGTGACCCAGCAGATGATCAACATCCTCACCGAGCAGAACGTGCGCGACCAGATGGCGCATCTCTCCGAGCGCGACGTGCTGATCGCGCCGATGCTCGGCAACCTCAGTTTTCTCGACTTCCCCACCGCCAACCAGGGCATCGCCGTCGGCTACGCCGCCGCCAGCACGCCGGAGGTGCGCCGGAAACTGGCCGCCCTGTCCCTGGACGAGACAGGCTGGCGCGATCATCTGGCGCGGCGCAATCCGCCCCGCGCCCTGGAAGGCAAGCTGGCCTTCGTGCGCATCGAGGGCGCCCGCCACAGCGATGCCGGAACGCTGCTTGCCCAGACCGACAGCCGCGTCGGCGATGCCGTCGAACCGACCCGGCTGGAGCGGGATGCGGCGCGTCTGATGGGGCGCGGCGATTTCGAGCGGGTGGATTATCGACTGGAGCGGGAAGGCGAGAAGCTGGGCGCGGTGTTCGACGTCGAGGAGAAAACCTGGGGCCCCCATTTCTTCCGACTCGGACTGTCCGCCTCCACCGATTTCGCCGGCGCCGCGAGCTTCGACCTGCTGCTGGGCCATCGCCGGACCTGGGTCAACAGCTGGGGCGGCGAGTGGCGCAACCAGTTCCAGTTCGGCCGTACGCGCGGCCTGCGCAGCGAATTCCTGCAGCCCCTGGGTGCGGGCGGCGATGTGTTCGTCGCACCGAAACTGGAAGTGGAGCGCCGTACCCTGGATGTCTTCCAGGGGGATCATCGGGTCGCCCAGTGGCAGGGGGGCTTCAACCGCGCCGGGGTGGATCTGGGGATGCCTTTCGGCCCCTACGGCGAAGCGCGCCTGGGCTATGCCGGCGGCCGTTTCGTCGCCGACCAGTCGATCGGCAGTCTGGCCCCGGACCACGTCGATTTCAGCGAGCGCGGCGTCACCGGCAGCCTGGTGCTGGACCAGCTCGACAATGCCGCCTTCCCGCGCAGCGGCTGGCGCCTGGCGGGGGACTTCTTCAGCGCCCGGCGCCTGCAGGCGGGGCCCAACGGCTACACGCGCTGGCAGCTCAAGGGCCTGGCCGTCGCCAGCGAGGGCCGCGACACCTGGCAGTTCGGCGCCGAGTTCGGCGGTTTCCTCGATCGCAGCCGCATCGGCTATTCCGATTTCCGCCTGGGCGGTTTCCAGCGTCTCTCGGGTTATCGCAACGATCAGATCGAGGGCAATTACCTGGCGCTGGGCAAGATCGTCTATCGCCGCCGCGAGGCCGAAATCACGCCCTTCGGCCGTGCCGCCTATCTGGGCGCGTCACTGGAGGTGGGCAATGCCTGGGCCGATCGCGACCAGATGCGCTGGGGCGGGATGCGTCACGCCGCGAGCGTGTTCGCCGCCGCCGACACGCCATTGGGACCGGCCTACGTCGGCCTCGGGATCGCCCAGGGCGGGCACTACGCCCTGTATCTGTTCCTGGGGCGGCCCTGA